The Mesorhizobium opportunistum WSM2075 DNA window TCGTTGGGCCAACCGTCTAGATTTTTGTTGCATGGATGTCGTCAAGGTTTTTGACCCGCTATATGGTCCTGATATGACCAATGCGCTCACCGCCGACGAGATCGAACGCTATGCCCGCCACATCGTGCTGCCGGAGGTCGGCGGCTCCGGCCAGCAGAAGCTCAAGCAAGCACGCGTGCTGGTGATCGGCGCCGGTGGCTTGGGTGCGCCGGTGCTCGAATATCTTGCGGCAGCCGGCGTCGGTACGCTCGGCATCGTCGACGACGACACCGTGTCGCTCTCCAACCTGCAGCGTCAGGTCATTCACGGCACCGATACTGTCGGCCTGCTGAAAACCCATAGCGCCGAGGCCGCAATCGCCCGCATCAATCCCAACACCAACGTCGAGACGCACACATTCCGGCTGACCGCGGACAACGCCCCTGCGCTGGTCGCTCGCTATGACATGGTCGTCGACGGTTCCGACAATTTCGAGACCCGCTACGTGGTGGCCGATGCCTGCGCGAGCGAGCACAAGCCCTTGGTGCATGCCGCCGTCGGTCGTTTCGACGGCTCGGTGACCGTGCTGAAGCCTTTCGAGGACGGCAAGGATGGCAAGCCGAACCCCGGCTATCGCGACCTGTTCCCGGAAGCCCCGCCGCCGGGCCTGGTGCCGTCCTGCGCCGAGGCCGGGGTGCTTGGCGCGTTGACCGGCGTTGTCGGCACGCTGCAGGCAATGGAGGCGATCAAGCTGATCACCGGCATCGGCGAGCCGCTGGTCGGCCGGCTGCTGCTCTACGATGCGCTCGCCGCGCGCTTCGAAACGATCCGCTACAAGAGAGGCTGACCTTGGCGCGGACCTCGGCGCCCTCGATTACCCGAATCCCGGCCGACTTCGACCGCTGGGATGACGTGCTCGCACTCATCATGCGCGCCTTCGCCTTCATGGACGGCGTCATCGATCCGCCGTCATCGGCTCACCGGCTCACCGTCGATTCCCTGCGCGACAAGGCCCGCCTGGAGAGCGGCTTCGTGGCTCTCGACAGCGACAGGATCGTCGGCTGCGTCTTTGCCATCGAAAGGGCTGACGACTTCTATGTCGGCAAGCTCGCCGTCGAGCCGGACTGCCAAGGACAAGGCATCGGCCGGCGGCTGATGCGGGCGGTCGAAATTCTTGCGCTCGACCGCGGCAAGGCAGCATTGGAGCTCCAGACGCGGATCGAGCTCACCGCCAATCACGCCGCCTTTGCCCGCCTCGGCTTTCACGAGACCGAACGGACGGCGCATGAGGGCTACAGCAGGCCGACCTCGATCACCATGCGCAAGGCCCTTTCGTAAGACCCTGGCTTCATTTGCCGTCAGGTTCGGAGCGGCAGCACGCGATCCGGCGGCCGATGGCCATCGACGAAAGCCCGGATGTTGATGATGACCTTCTCGCCCATGTCGATACGGCCCTCCAGCGTCGCCGAGCCCATATGCGGCAACAGCACGACCTTGTTCCTTGCGGCAAGCTTGAGCAGCTTGCCGTTGAGCGCCGGCTCGTGCTCGTAGACGTCGAGGCCGGCGCCGGCGATCTTGCCGTCCTGGATCAGCTTGACCAGCGCTTCCTCATCGATGATGTCGCCGCGCGCGGTGTTGACGATGTAGGCCGTCGGCTGCAGCAAGGCCAGCCGCCGCGCCGACAGGAGATGGAAGGTGGCTGGCGTCGACGGACAATTGACCGAGATGATGTCCATGCGGGCCAACATCTGGTCGAGGCTCTCCCAGTAGGTCGCCTCCAGCCCGTCCTCGACGGCCGGCAGCACGCGATGGCGATTGTGATAGTGGATGGAAAGGCCGAAAGCCTTGGCCCGCCTCGCCACAGCCGTGCCGATGCGGCCCATGCCGACAATGCCCAGCCGCTTGCCCCAGATGCGCCGGCCAAGCATCCAGGTCGGCGACCAGCCGACCCATTTCTTGTCGCCGGTGAGCACGTTGGCGCCTTCCGCCAGCCGGCGCGGCACCGCCAGCATCAGCGCCATGGTCATGTCGGCGGTATCTTCGGTGAGCACGTTGGGCGTGTTGGTGACGGTGATCCCCTTCTTGGCAGCCGCCGCCACGTCGATCTTGTCGACGCCATTGCCGAAATTGGCGATCAGTTTGAGGTTGTCGCCGGCCTGGGCG harbors:
- a CDS encoding molybdopterin-synthase adenylyltransferase MoeB; this encodes MTNALTADEIERYARHIVLPEVGGSGQQKLKQARVLVIGAGGLGAPVLEYLAAAGVGTLGIVDDDTVSLSNLQRQVIHGTDTVGLLKTHSAEAAIARINPNTNVETHTFRLTADNAPALVARYDMVVDGSDNFETRYVVADACASEHKPLVHAAVGRFDGSVTVLKPFEDGKDGKPNPGYRDLFPEAPPPGLVPSCAEAGVLGALTGVVGTLQAMEAIKLITGIGEPLVGRLLLYDALAARFETIRYKRG
- a CDS encoding GNAT family N-acetyltransferase; this translates as MARTSAPSITRIPADFDRWDDVLALIMRAFAFMDGVIDPPSSAHRLTVDSLRDKARLESGFVALDSDRIVGCVFAIERADDFYVGKLAVEPDCQGQGIGRRLMRAVEILALDRGKAALELQTRIELTANHAAFARLGFHETERTAHEGYSRPTSITMRKALS
- a CDS encoding 2-hydroxyacid dehydrogenase is translated as MAGKKKPLVVITRKLPDPVETRMRELFDARLNVEDRPMTQPELVAAVKEADVLVPTVTDQIDAALIAQAGDNLKLIANFGNGVDKIDVAAAAKKGITVTNTPNVLTEDTADMTMALMLAVPRRLAEGANVLTGDKKWVGWSPTWMLGRRIWGKRLGIVGMGRIGTAVARRAKAFGLSIHYHNRHRVLPAVEDGLEATYWESLDQMLARMDIISVNCPSTPATFHLLSARRLALLQPTAYIVNTARGDIIDEEALVKLIQDGKIAGAGLDVYEHEPALNGKLLKLAARNKVVLLPHMGSATLEGRIDMGEKVIINIRAFVDGHRPPDRVLPLRT